atttaataataattattaaaaaatattattaaaaaatattattaaaatataaaataatataatattaattttaataatattatataattactGTGAGTCTGTGACCACTAACCACCACAAACACAACTACATAAGAATACTGaatttatcatatatatatcacatttaattcctttcatatctCATGATGGTGAAAAATGTGTGttaagtgtatatatatatatatatatgaaacaaaatttatatatataaactatcaactaataataaaaataaaacaaaaataatagcATATATAAATGGATTATTgctatataaaattttttttctctcttttcttcccTTGATAAAGAGAATTGCCTTTACATTGATTTGTTGCATAGTTAGTGTTACGTGCAAGCAATGCCAAGCATGCTAAGAAGAAGGTGTCACAATGACACAATGGATTATAAGAATGTTTTTAAATCTTaacaataataaagaataataaaCGATCAATTCAGCAACACTGTATTGGAAAAAACCCTTATTAGCGATGGGTCATGTATATCCAATGTGCAAGTTAAATCAATGCTTTTTGCAAAGACAAAATTCTTCCTTTTGAAAAatgacaaattaaaattttgtccAAATTTAGCTAGGGTATTTATCCTACAATTGAAAATACActtaaaagtaaaaaagaaaagatatcgTCAAagtttcaaataaaaaaataaataaattaattaaaagaaattgtAATTTCACTGGTTTATTATGGGCCTATCCACAAATGTATCACCTCAGTAGCTAACTTTATTAAAAGCCTGTAGGTGGTTGTAGACGCAGTTGGATACTCGAAAACATAATCATAATTCATAAGAAGGACTTTTGAGTTTTAGGTGTCTTCTCTCTTACGTGCTACAGTATTTTTGGAATATGGATtgtataataatattaatatactagcagttttttttattctctttttcaaGGCATCTATCCATCTTCGTATCTCAAGAGATGGAGTTGGCCTCTTGGTCACACATTACCAGATAGACTAAAACCATAGTATCATTATGGCCATTCATCTCTCCTTACCTTTTTTCAATACTGTATGATAATTTAGGAggaataatattataaaaataataaatttaaaattattttatttaattatgaataaaaatacatttaaatttatcaagtaattttttaatattatgtatttcttttttttatttaattttttttatatttttattattattaaaaaagtaaaataaaaaattatgaaaaggaacgaaaaaagaataaaacaaaaaaaatataataaagaaTTTTAAAGAGTTTTGGTTGATTGTGTTAAAAAATAAGCACAAACAAAATTGAATGgtaaaaaatttactaaaaaataatcCAAATGACATTTAGAATGACTCGAAATTGcttaatgatgatgatatatAAACAAATTCGTCTTAAAATAAGCACAAACtaagttaattttaaagaaaaacatatccaaatcaattttagATCAGAATCAATGTGGCAAAAATTCGATGATAACGACGATAACGACGACGATATGTATTAGAAGAAGATAATGacgataatgatgatgatgatggaggAAAAGGATGAAAAGGAAGCTAGAGaagaaattataataaaaaaagaaggagaagaaggaggagaaagGATTTGTTTGGAAAGctttaaagtaatttttttgaaCTTTTGACGTATGAATAGTAGTAGTATTAATATTTggtctaatttttaaaatcaaatggCAGCTTTCTAAgaagttatttaaaaatttatagaGAAGTAAAAATAAATGACTTTTCTTAtaatactattactttttatcacatttttataaaataaacacttttaaaacaaaaacctaaatacaaaataacttatttataagttacttttaatatagtcatttattatttaaattaattaattaaattatttactcAAATTGGACCGAAGTGATATTAATAACGACGGTAacagaattaaaaaataaaaaaaaagaaaaaaattattaaattaaaaatactaaaatgaTTGACCACATAAATTTCTctaaaaatttagttaatatatattttaaagatgcgagttaaaattattaataataaaaaattttaaatattttattttaataatatataataaatatattaaaaatttaaattttatagcttttgttatacattttttttaattaataattttgaaaatatttcaaGTGCATCGAGAGTACTAGTGTTCAATTATTTTAACAGttgatttgaattataaaaaaatataatatatattaattaaaattaacggTTAAAACAACTAGTGCACCGGTACTGTCCGATACAATTAAAATGTTTCCAATAGTTTTATTACTTCTTCTTAGGACACATGTTAAggaaattcaaaatataaaatagaaagaGCGAGTCTTAAATAATCAAGTATAATTAGCAACTAGCTTAGTCGTACTAATTAATCATCGGTAATTCCCAAAATCCTTTTCATATCCTCCAATAATCTTAACCCCTTAAATATTACTACTAGTCTACTACTACTACTTATAGGTTTTtttcagaaataaaaaaaaaatcatatttttttaaacattattttcaaactttaatttcctaaatacaaatttttaaaaaaatggtatttaaaaaaatataatttttttttatttctaaaaaaaatccaCTACTTATATATCTCTCCCCCTACCCCCTCTCTCCcctcttccttgctttctttcttgtcACACACCCGTTGCCTCTTACCCTTTTCAGTTTCAAAGAGAAACAAACAACCACCCCAACTTCGCAGGGTTCGTCTTGTAAgcatccttttttttttctttcatttatgGTGTATTAGATCCTATACCATAAATCCATAATAATCATTCCATCACGAAGACGAAGAGTACgagaaaaacaaaattattaataatattgcATACATACATACCATGTTATCTtaatcttcttcctctttcttatATCTTCAACGTGTAAaaatcatcatcttcttcttcttctttttcttcttcttcactgtTTGATTCACTGCGCTTTTATGCAGAACAACGCATATTGATCAAAGAAAGATCCAAGCATGGGAGACAACAAAGTCGTGGACTTTTTCTCCCACAAGTTCCCAACCACCGCTCAGGTAAAAAGCTACTACTAagtaaaaattttgaatatacATAATCATAAAAAAGCATCTTCCTTTTGCACACACAGGTAGTGGAAGAACTGAAGGAGCTGTGGGGCATGGCGTTGCCAATCACAGCCATGAACTTATTAGTGTTCGTTCGTGCCGTTGTTTCGGTTCTCTTCCTCGGAAGACTGGGCCCATTGGAGCTAGCAGGTGGAGCACTGTCCATAGGCTTTACCAACATAACAGGGTACTCTGTTCTGGTGGGCCTAGCAGCGGGCCTAGAGCCGGTGTGCTCGCAGGCCTACGGCAGCAAGAACTGGGAGCTTCTGTCTCTTTCTCTGCAGCGCATGGTGGTGATTCTCCTGATGGCAATAGTCCCCATAAGCCTTCTGTGGCTGAACCTGGAAGGGATCATGGTTTTCATGGGGCAAGACATAAGAATCACAAAAATGGCAGCGCTATACTGTTTCTACTCTCTGCCAGACCTTTTAACAAACACGTTGTTGCAGCCACTGAGAGTGTTCTTGAGGTCGCAGAAGGTGACGAAGCCAATGATGTACTGCTCGCTGGTGGCGGTGGTGTTCCACGTGCCGCTGAACTACgtgctggtggtggtggtggggcTGGGGGTGCCGGGGGTGGCGATGGCGTCGGTGGTGACGAACCTGAACATGGTGGTGCTGATGGCGGTGTACGTGATAGTGTGGAGAAAGAAGGAGATGGTGATGAAGTGGGGAGGGATGAAGAAGATTCGAGGGCCTGGAGAGATGTGGGAGTTGATGAGAATGGCGGTGCCGAGTTGCTTGATGATATGTTTGGAGTGGTGGTGGTATGAGATTGTGACAGTGATGGCTGGCTATTTGGAGAATCCAACAGTTGCAGTGGCTGCCACTGGGATTCTCATTCAGACTACTAGCATGATGTACACTCTCCCTATGGCCCTTGCTGGCTGTGTTTCTGCCAGGGTACTTCTTTTTTGACCATGTCATTTCACataattagtcattaatataaaatatatattaaaaataaattaaaatcttcttatttcattttatgATTGCGTCAACTACAGGGTCCCAGTTAGGTCACAAAACTACTTCTTGTAAGTGCATTTTCCACTTTAGTCTTGCATTCCAATCCCCGTAATACATTTCTGTTTCACCTCTTAATTTAACCATCATATCCACTACTCGCTTCTCTCAATTGCGATGGGACCCTTCAAACTTGTTCACATTTGCATTATTCATCACGTAACACATTGTTCAAAATGTTTCAAGTACTACAAGAATATAATGTTTTTGAAGTACTTAATAATTATTTTGCTTGCAATGAATGTAGGTTGGGAATGAGCTTGGAGCAGGCAGACCATACAAAGCAAAGCTAGCAGCCATTGTTGCCCTAGGATGTGCCTTTCTCATTGGCTTCATCAATGTCACATGGACTGTCATCCTTAAACAAAGGTGGGCCGGGCTTTTCACAACCGACGAGGCGGTTAAAGCCCTGGTTGCGTCGGTCATGCCAATTATGGGCTTGTGCGAGCTGGGTAATTGCCCACAGACCACGGGCTGTGGCATATTGCGTGGCACAGCCCGTCCGGTCATAGGGGCCCATGTCAATTTGGGATCCTTCTACATTGTGGGAACCCCTGTGGCTGTGAGCCTGGCATTTTGGTTTAAGATTGGGTTTAGTGGGCTTTGGTTTGGGCTTCTGTCGGCCCAAGCGGCGTGTGCCGTGTCAATCCTGTATGTTGTGATTGCAAAGACGGATTGGGAAGCTGAAGCCCTCAAGGCTGAGAAGCTCACAAGGGTGGTGGAGATTGGTCCATGCAATAATAATAGTAGCAATAGGAATGAGAATTACAATGAAGATTTTGAGAGAGAGAATGAAGAAAGCATGAGGTTGTTGGTGATTGGGAATGGGAACAAAGATGACATTTGTTGAAAAGATACCAATTATGAGGGATTGAGAttctgtgttttttttttcttttttgttgtcCCTAGTAGATTGGAGTTGGGGGGGCTTGTGAGTGGTGCCTGTAATTGTGGCTAGCACAGCTATGGTGGTCATCATTCATGCCTTTGCTTTCTTATCATTTTGAGGATAGGGGCTTTAtctatgcttttctttttttcccttCTGCCTTGCCCCAATTCTTCTCTTTACTTTTCATCTTTTAGAAAGGGTATTTGCTAGGGTAGGAACTCTCACTTTCTGATGTAACAACtgttaatatatttaacaacTTTAAAActctcttatttctttctttgcttatattatttttatttccgactttgaaaattttaaatattattatattaattatttatattattgtatCAAGTTTCTAAGTAAGtgctaattttaaaataaaggGGACGCATTTGAGGCAAGAAAGTGGGTTTTGCTTTAATTTGTTGTTGGTGAGAAGTGAATGGAGATAGAGTTTAGAAGTGAGGATCCGGCATCTGACATATTGAAGATATTTAGATATAAATAAGGCTGAGTCTATGGTTGAATAGTGTGAGGAGATCAAACACAGAGCAGCTTTTTAATTTACATATTAATACTCTTATAAGTTATatacttattatatatatagtttcatcatttttatatttaaaatatcttatgtAAATTGAAATGGGATAACTTTTTTCATTCTATATAAAATATCCTGATTTTCTAAAGtagtatattttgttttttatgtttCACTTTATTTAATTATGGTTACTTTAGGGTTGTTTCATGAAAGATGATAGATCATCAATCCTGGTAGTTTGA
The genomic region above belongs to Arachis stenosperma cultivar V10309 chromosome 5, arast.V10309.gnm1.PFL2, whole genome shotgun sequence and contains:
- the LOC130980167 gene encoding protein DETOXIFICATION 54 — translated: MGDNKVVDFFSHKFPTTAQVVEELKELWGMALPITAMNLLVFVRAVVSVLFLGRLGPLELAGGALSIGFTNITGYSVLVGLAAGLEPVCSQAYGSKNWELLSLSLQRMVVILLMAIVPISLLWLNLEGIMVFMGQDIRITKMAALYCFYSLPDLLTNTLLQPLRVFLRSQKVTKPMMYCSLVAVVFHVPLNYVLVVVVGLGVPGVAMASVVTNLNMVVLMAVYVIVWRKKEMVMKWGGMKKIRGPGEMWELMRMAVPSCLMICLEWWWYEIVTVMAGYLENPTVAVAATGILIQTTSMMYTLPMALAGCVSARVGNELGAGRPYKAKLAAIVALGCAFLIGFINVTWTVILKQRWAGLFTTDEAVKALVASVMPIMGLCELGNCPQTTGCGILRGTARPVIGAHVNLGSFYIVGTPVAVSLAFWFKIGFSGLWFGLLSAQAACAVSILYVVIAKTDWEAEALKAEKLTRVVEIGPCNNNSSNRNENYNEDFERENEESMRLLVIGNGNKDDIC